Proteins found in one Brachypodium distachyon strain Bd21 chromosome 5, Brachypodium_distachyon_v3.0, whole genome shotgun sequence genomic segment:
- the LOC100829255 gene encoding uncharacterized protein LOC100829255 has protein sequence MVGWRAAGVRAVLRRLGAAAAEKPDCRVFAARYSSSTSSCANAPFRLGQYTNLLRTHNSTSRGIPANFHQLIRNAGISTTRNLLAADDAMVPVSSPLTPPLGDAGEPDKKGAVVKRLKVQAIKKDIKQSPKKVNLVAKLVRGMRVEDALLQLQVTVKRAAKTLYQVIHSARANAAHNHGLDAEKLIVEEAFVGKGLYLKRLSYHAKGRCGVMVRPRCRLTVVVREATAEEEAKIAKLRVSNYKKLTRKEKQLMPHRLIEVSPRWARKRKVETGVTA, from the exons ATGGTAGgctggcgggcggcgggcgttCGTGCCGTTCTTCGCCggctcggcgcggcggcggcggagaaacCGGATTGCCGTGTGTTCGCAGCGAGATATAGCAGCAGCACGAGCAGCTGCGCGAATGCTCCATTTCGCTTGG GCCAATACACAAATTTGTTGAGGACACACAATTCTACCTCCAGGGGGATTCCAGCGAACTTTCATCAGCTGATCCGCAATGCT GGAATATCAACCACAAGGAACTTACTTGCTGCAGATGATGCTATGGTTCCcgtttcttctcctttgacACCTCCACTGGGGGATGCAGGAGAGCCTGACAAAAAGGGAGCAGTGGTTAAGCGACTGAAAGTCCAAGCCATAAAGAAGGATATCAAGCAG AGCCCCAAGAAGGTGAATCTGGTAGCCAAGCTAGTTCGAGGAATGCGTGTGGAAGACGCCCTTTTGCAGCTGCAAGTGACAGTTAAAAGGGCTGCAAAAACTTTGTACCAG GTGATTCATTCTGCTCGTGCCAATGCAGCTCACAACCATGGATTGGATGCTGAGAAACTTATTGTGG AAGAGGCCTTTGTGGGAAAAGGGCTTTATCTTAAGAGGTTGTCTTACCATGCCAAAGGGAGGTGTGGTGTCATGGTGAGACCTAGGTGCAGACTGACGGTGGTAGTTAGAGAAGCTACGgctgaggaagaagcaaagatTGCTAAACTCAGAGTTAGCAACTACAAAAAGCTCACCCGAAAGGAGAAGCAGCTCATGCCTCACCGGCTTATTGAGGTTAGCCCAAGGTGGGCTCGCAAAAGGAAAGTGGAGACTGGTGTTACAGCATAA
- the LOC100823132 gene encoding putrescine hydroxycinnamoyltransferase 1 encodes MVNETTDQVHGANNDPAATTTTRVAPALPLQEHRLAVSNLDLLLPPLEVSVFLCYAQPAPTAAALKEALAKVLVPYYPLAGEVVASAHGEPELLCSGRGVDFTEAVGGSELKELRLGLVDEGVQRLVPAKKLAGVVSVQVTKFRCGGIVVGCTFDHRVCDAYSFNLFLVAWAAAARGGGGPTPPAPTFRRSLLAPRDPSPRTNSTDALIDRLFSPLSSVPPQQAPPSKATAVNRIYRISAADISALQAAAGPGRTKLESFTAHLWQLCSKSSAAAQAEQAQKLCCMGMVVDGRSRMSCSDEYNGDEAMKRYFGNVLTIPYGVISADDLRRRMTLAEVARDVHRWVREAATADHFRGLVDWVEALRPRPAAARAYLGGTGGADATACIVSSGMGFPVGRLDFGTGRPAFASYHFPWPAGAGYVMPMPSARGDGDWVVYVHAAPELVRVLEEEEHTVFRALENSYVFGY; translated from the exons ATGGTGAACGAAACCACCGATCAAGTGCACGGCGCCAACAACGATCcggcagcgacgacgacgacgagggtggcgccggcgctgccgctgcaggAGCACCGGCTGGCGGTGTCGAACCTggacctgctgctgccgccgctggaggTGAGCGTGTTCCTCTGCTACGCGCAGCCGGCGCCCACGGCGGCCGCGCTCAaggaggcgctggccaaggTGCTCGTGCCCTACTACCCGCTCGCGGGGGAGGTCGTCGCCAGCGCCCACGGCGAGCCCGAGCTGCTctgcagcggccgcggcgtcgACTTCACGGAGGCGGTAGGCGGTTCGGAGCTGAAGGAGCTCCGGCTCGGCTTGGTGGACGAGGGCGTCCAGCGGCTCGTGCCCGCCAAGAAGCTGGCCGGCGTGGTTTCTGTTCAG GTGACCAAGTTCAGGTGCGgcggcatcgtcgtcggcTGCACGTTCGACCACCGCGTCTGCGACGCCTACTCCTTCAACCTCTTCCTCGTCGCCTGGGCCGCCGCAgcccgcggcggaggcggcccaACACCGCCGGCCCCGACATTCCGCCGCtcgctcctcgccccacgAGACCCTTCGCCGCGCACCAACTCCACGGACGCCCTCATCGACCGCCTCTTCTCCCCTCTCAGCTCCGTCCCACCCCAGCAGGCGCCACCCTCCAAAGCAACCGCCGTCAACCGCATCTACCGCATCTCCGCCGCGGACATCTCCGCCCTGCAGGCCGCtgccgggccgggccgcaCGAAGCTGGAGTCCTTCACGGCCCACCTCTGGCAGCTCTGCTCCAAGTCGTCCGCCGCGGCCCAGGCCGAGCAGGCCCAGAAGCTCTGCTGCATGGGCATGGTCGTCGACGGCCGTTCCCGCATGTCCTGCTCCGACGAGTACAACGGAGACGAAGCCATGAAGCGCTACTTCGGGAACGTACTCACCATCCCCTACGGCGTgatcagcgccgacgacctccgccgccgcatgaCGCTCGCGGAGGTGGCGCGCGACGTGCACCGGTGGGtgcgggaggcggcgacggcggaccACTTCCGCGGGCTGGTGGACTGGGTGGAGGCCCTTCGGCCCAGGCCCGCGGCCGCCAGGGCCTACCTgggcggcacgggcggggcCGACGCCACGGCCTGCATCGTGTCGTCCGGGATGGGCTTCCCCGTGGGCCGGCTGGACTTTGGAACGGGCCGGCCCGCGTTCGCGTCGTACCATTTCCCCtggcccgccggcgccgggtaCGTGATGCCGATGCCCAGCGCGCGCGGGGATGGGGATTGGGTCGTGTACGTGCAcgcggcgccggagctggTGAGGgtcttggaggaggaggagcacacgGTGTTCAGAGCCCTGGAGAACAGCTACGTGTTTGGGTACTGA
- the LOC100829555 gene encoding probable protein phosphatase 2C 44 gives MVGRMERQTASTSCSHSAAGSSSSSSCGGKKRPDILNMIRSATCLHSSSTDTGKGRSKLSSTKVAHGFHLVEGKSGHDMEDYHVAEYKYEKNHELGLFAIFDGHLGDRVPSYLRANLFCNILKEPLFWTNPQEAIKNAYGSTNKYILENAKQLGPGGSTAVTAIVVDGKDMWIANVGDSRAVLCERGAANQLTVDHEPHTTNERQRIEQQGGFVTTFPGDVPRVNGQLAVARAFGDHSLKTHLSSEPDVRHVPINSNIEFVILASDGLWKVMKNQEAVDLVKSTKDPQAAAKRLTTEALARKSKDDISCIVIRFRC, from the exons ATGGTCGGACGGATGGAGCGGCAGACGGCGTCGACGTCTTGCTCCCACTCCGCGGctgggtcctcctcctcttcctcctgcggCGGCAAGAAGCGGCCCGATATACTCAACATGATCCGG AGTGCAACATGTCTTCATTCGTCGTCTACTGATACTGGCAAGGGTCGAAGTAAGCTGTCAAGCACCAAAGTGGCACATGGATTCCACTTGGTGGAAGGGAAATCTGGTCATGATATGGAGGATTACCATGTCGCAGAGTATAAGTATGAAAAGAACCATGAGCTTGGTCTGTTTGCCATTTTTGATGGCCATTTGGGTGACCGTGTGCCAAGTTACTTGAGAGCCAACCTTTTTTGCAACATACTGAAGGAG CCTCTCTTCTGGACTAACCCCCAAGAAGCAATTAAAAATGCATATGGCTCTACAAACAAATATATTCTAGAAAATGCCAAACAACTTGGACCAGGCGGTTCAACGGCAGTTACTGCTATTGTAGTGGATGGCAAGGATATGTGGATAGCAAATGTTGGTGACTCCAGAGCTGTTTTATGTGAAAGAGGTGCTGCTAATCAGCTCACCGTGGACCATGAACCCCATACAACCAATGAAAGGCAGAGGATTGAACAGCAGGGTGGCTTTGTGACCACATTTCCTG GTGACGTCCCTCGGGTAAATGGCCAACTTGCCGTCGCCAGGGCATTCGGTGACCATAGCCTCAAGACGCACTTGAGTTCAGAACCTGATGTTAGGCATGTACCTATAAACTCAAATATCGAGTTCGTCATACTCGCCAGCGATGGATTATGGAAG GTGATGAAGAACCAGGAAGCCGTTGATCTAGTGAAGTCGACAAAGGACCCCCAGGCAGCAGCAAAGCGGCTGACGACTGAAGCTCTTGCGAGGAAGAGCAAGGACGACATCTCCTGCATCGTCATCCGTTTCCGCTGCTGA